One window from the genome of Hydra vulgaris chromosome 02, alternate assembly HydraT2T_AEP encodes:
- the LOC100199667 gene encoding myb-like protein X isoform X3 translates to MNGLLVVTLFALARCATRSSNDKIVDELKNQYESNVNEAAFLPIPINSNFLETDLMAVATAPYISTRSKRSKQAVKVTEFTDLMEPSFSNEQLNELNAKATSALKVKRNTEKPDNSQKKIFSFKNTKGEINSIFSQIESAKKNKLTRSDIRKLAKKALALATLQKVKEKQANRKKSGLTEGIKNLPKKNKNDKKITIRKKNFKKGSKGRKKKPESRSKPKDKLNISTKKTNIIELNEISSLNSELSDTLTNAKNSHLQKNAEISDSKMADSIEKNKEDTKESYKMQKEDSNDELMKNQILDTSDKEIESHVPETAVIIPETINASKKSEFSEDLKKSTKNDQSEFKDQSVEILNYKNASSSEMTSPIFSITNVNQENHSNANFSYDEKKSTIEKPKIVNEDDVILSEKRSSIDQTHLIKNNTAVETPLTQEIKLDEIKSSLQHSISLEHIVDSDMEKFIKKSEPPEALEEKIDSLKSVLLKANDNKVPDRFLVDLPAGLRMIAWKELIKKKKDELEKLEAMDRKKVAKPVTIDIDINQDKIDDNTVSALFKVSTESNNNEATKNFETSNINNLSTVKKQDEKQLIKPNENSEEKDDNLSSRHVKYLKKHIKSARSLRKLIAKTLVGHCKSTGKRILEAFVAMDKALERAQAIAEVIGQKFHVNTDLISNLVDDKEDEVVETFLRDIFTKLDK, encoded by the exons atgaATGGATTGCTTGTGGTAACTCTTTTTGCTCTTGCAAGATGCGCAACAAGAAGCAGTAAcg ATAAAATTGTAGACGAGTTAAAAAACCAGTATGAATCAAACGTAAACGAAGCCGCATTTTTGCCAATTCCTATAAATAGCAATTTTTTGGAAACAGATCTAATGGCTGTAGCGACAGCACCTTACATTTCGACAAGAAGCAAGCGAAGTAAACAAGCAGTAAAAGTGACAGAATTTACAGATCTTATGGAACCAAGTTTTTCGAACGAGCAACTAAACGAACTTAACGCCAAGGCAACCTCTGCTCTTAAAGTGAAGAGGAATACTGAAAAACCGGATAACTctcagaaaaagatttttagttttaaaaatactaaaggagaaatcaattcaattttttcacaaattgagtctgcaaaaaaaaacaaactcacAAGGAGTGATATCcgaaaattagcaaaaaaagcGCTAGCGCTGGCAAcattacaaaaagttaaagaaaaacaagcaaacagaaaaaaaagtggattaactgaaggaataaaaaatttaccgaaaaaaaataaaaacgataaaaaaataacaataaggaaaaagaatttcaaaaaaggTTCAAAAGGTCGAAAGAAAAAGCCTGAATCCAGAAGCAAAcctaaagataaattaaatattagtacaaaaaaaacaaatataattgaattaaatgaaatttcGAGCCTGAATAGCGAACTAAGTGATACGTTGACTAACGCGAAAAACAGCCACTTACAAAAAAATGCAGAAATAAGTGACAGTAAGATGGCGGATAGTATAGAGAAAAACAAAGAGGATACAAAAGAAAGttacaaaatgcaaaaagaagACAGTAACGATGAGTTAATGAAGAACCAAATTTTAGATACATCAGATAAAGAAATCGAAAGTCACGTACCTGAGACAGCTGTCATTATTCCAGAAACAATTAATGCTTCCAAAAAGTCGGAGTTCTCAGAAGATTTAAAGAAATCTACTAAGAATGATCAAAGCGAATTCAAAGATCAATCGGTAGAAATTTTGAACTATAAAAATGCAAGTTCCTCCGAAATGACCTCCCCTATATTTAGTATTACAAATGTAAACCAAGAAAATCATTCTAACGCAAATTTTAGTTACgatgaaaaaaaatctactaTTGAGAAACCTAAAATTGTTAACGAAGATGACGTCATCTTATCAGAAAAAAGAAGCAGTATAGATCAgacacatttaataaaaaataacacggCTGTAGAAACGCCCCTAACTCAAGAAATAAAACTAGACGAGATAAAATCATCTCTTCAACATTCTATAAGTTTAGAGCATATTGTAGATTCAGATATGgaaaagttcattaaaaaaagtgaaccACCTGAAGCCCTGGAAGAAAAAATCGACTCATTGAAATCTGTGCTATTGAAAGCTAATGATAACAAAGTACCAGACCGTTTTTTGGTCGATCTTCCTGCTGGTCTAAGAATGATTGCATGGAAAGAgcttattaaaaagaaaaaagacgaATTAGAGAAACTAGAAGCGATGGACCGAAAAAAAGTGGCAAAACCTGTCACCATTGACATAGATATAAATCAAGACAAAATAGACGATAATACTGTATCAgcactttttaaagtttcaacCGAATCTAATAACAATGAAGCAACTAAGAATTTTGAAAcatcaaatattaataatttaagcacagttaaaaaacaagacgaaaaacaattaataaaaccGAATGAAAACTCCGAAGAGAAAGATGATAATTTAAGCAGTCGCCAcgttaagtatttaaaaaagcatattaaaaGTGCTCGATCTCTTAGGAAGCTTATTGCAAAAACCCTAGTCGGACATTGCAAATCAACAGGCAAACGCATTCTTGAAGCCTTTGTGGCCATGGACAAGGCACTTGAACGGGCGCAAGCTATTGCCGAAGTTATTGGTCAAAAATTTCACGTTAATACCGATTTAATCAGTAATCTTGTCGATGACAAAGAGGATGAAGTGGTTGAAACATTCCTCAGAGATATATTCACAAAGCTAGATAAATAG
- the LOC100199667 gene encoding myb-like protein X isoform X2 has protein sequence MISFNELACKTLQPRMNGLLVVTLFALARCATRSSNDKIVDELKNQYESNVNEAAFLPIPINSNFLETDLMAVATAPYISTRSKRSKQAVKVTEFTDLMEPSFSNEQLNELNAKATSALKVKRNTEKPDNSQKKIFSFKNTKGEINSIFSQIESAKKNKLTRSDIRKLAKKALALATLQKVKEKQANRKKSGLTEGIKNLPKKNKNDKKITIRKKNFKKGSKGRKKKPESRSKPKDKLNISTKKTNIIELNEISSLNSELSDTLTNAKNSHLQKNAEISDSKMADSIEKNKEDTKESYKMQKEDSNDELMKNQILDTSDKEIESHVPETAVIIPETINASKKSEFSEDLKKSTKNDQSEFKDQSVEILNYKNASSSEMTSPIFSITNVNQENHSNANFSYDEKKSTIEKPKIVNEDDVILSEKRSSIDQTHLIKNNTAVETPLTQEIKLDEIKSSLQHSISLEHIVDSDMEKFIKKSEPPEALEEKIDSLKSVLLKANDNKVPDRFLVDLPAGLRMIAWKELIKKKKDELEKLEAMDRKKVAKPVTIDIDINQDKIDDNTVSALFKVSTESNNNEATKNFETSNINNLSTVKKQDEKQLIKPNENSEEKDDNLSSRHVKYLKKHIKSARSLRKLIAKTLVGHCKSTGKRILEAFVAMDKALERAQAIAEVIGQKFHVNTDLISNLVDDKEDEVVETFLRDIFTKLDK, from the exons ATGATTTCGTTTAACGAATTGGCATGCAAAACACTTCAACCAAG aatgaATGGATTGCTTGTGGTAACTCTTTTTGCTCTTGCAAGATGCGCAACAAGAAGCAGTAAcg ATAAAATTGTAGACGAGTTAAAAAACCAGTATGAATCAAACGTAAACGAAGCCGCATTTTTGCCAATTCCTATAAATAGCAATTTTTTGGAAACAGATCTAATGGCTGTAGCGACAGCACCTTACATTTCGACAAGAAGCAAGCGAAGTAAACAAGCAGTAAAAGTGACAGAATTTACAGATCTTATGGAACCAAGTTTTTCGAACGAGCAACTAAACGAACTTAACGCCAAGGCAACCTCTGCTCTTAAAGTGAAGAGGAATACTGAAAAACCGGATAACTctcagaaaaagatttttagttttaaaaatactaaaggagaaatcaattcaattttttcacaaattgagtctgcaaaaaaaaacaaactcacAAGGAGTGATATCcgaaaattagcaaaaaaagcGCTAGCGCTGGCAAcattacaaaaagttaaagaaaaacaagcaaacagaaaaaaaagtggattaactgaaggaataaaaaatttaccgaaaaaaaataaaaacgataaaaaaataacaataaggaaaaagaatttcaaaaaaggTTCAAAAGGTCGAAAGAAAAAGCCTGAATCCAGAAGCAAAcctaaagataaattaaatattagtacaaaaaaaacaaatataattgaattaaatgaaatttcGAGCCTGAATAGCGAACTAAGTGATACGTTGACTAACGCGAAAAACAGCCACTTACAAAAAAATGCAGAAATAAGTGACAGTAAGATGGCGGATAGTATAGAGAAAAACAAAGAGGATACAAAAGAAAGttacaaaatgcaaaaagaagACAGTAACGATGAGTTAATGAAGAACCAAATTTTAGATACATCAGATAAAGAAATCGAAAGTCACGTACCTGAGACAGCTGTCATTATTCCAGAAACAATTAATGCTTCCAAAAAGTCGGAGTTCTCAGAAGATTTAAAGAAATCTACTAAGAATGATCAAAGCGAATTCAAAGATCAATCGGTAGAAATTTTGAACTATAAAAATGCAAGTTCCTCCGAAATGACCTCCCCTATATTTAGTATTACAAATGTAAACCAAGAAAATCATTCTAACGCAAATTTTAGTTACgatgaaaaaaaatctactaTTGAGAAACCTAAAATTGTTAACGAAGATGACGTCATCTTATCAGAAAAAAGAAGCAGTATAGATCAgacacatttaataaaaaataacacggCTGTAGAAACGCCCCTAACTCAAGAAATAAAACTAGACGAGATAAAATCATCTCTTCAACATTCTATAAGTTTAGAGCATATTGTAGATTCAGATATGgaaaagttcattaaaaaaagtgaaccACCTGAAGCCCTGGAAGAAAAAATCGACTCATTGAAATCTGTGCTATTGAAAGCTAATGATAACAAAGTACCAGACCGTTTTTTGGTCGATCTTCCTGCTGGTCTAAGAATGATTGCATGGAAAGAgcttattaaaaagaaaaaagacgaATTAGAGAAACTAGAAGCGATGGACCGAAAAAAAGTGGCAAAACCTGTCACCATTGACATAGATATAAATCAAGACAAAATAGACGATAATACTGTATCAgcactttttaaagtttcaacCGAATCTAATAACAATGAAGCAACTAAGAATTTTGAAAcatcaaatattaataatttaagcacagttaaaaaacaagacgaaaaacaattaataaaaccGAATGAAAACTCCGAAGAGAAAGATGATAATTTAAGCAGTCGCCAcgttaagtatttaaaaaagcatattaaaaGTGCTCGATCTCTTAGGAAGCTTATTGCAAAAACCCTAGTCGGACATTGCAAATCAACAGGCAAACGCATTCTTGAAGCCTTTGTGGCCATGGACAAGGCACTTGAACGGGCGCAAGCTATTGCCGAAGTTATTGGTCAAAAATTTCACGTTAATACCGATTTAATCAGTAATCTTGTCGATGACAAAGAGGATGAAGTGGTTGAAACATTCCTCAGAGATATATTCACAAAGCTAGATAAATAG